A genomic window from Bacteroidota bacterium includes:
- a CDS encoding cold-shock protein: MGERETGTVKWFNADKGFGFIERESGGDIFVHYSEIKMDGYRSLDEGQKVEFIVGEGRKGLQAQEVTNAG; the protein is encoded by the coding sequence ATGGGAGAACGCGAGACCGGCACGGTCAAGTGGTTCAACGCCGACAAGGGCTTCGGCTTCATCGAGCGCGAGTCCGGCGGCGACATTTTCGTCCACTACAGCGAGATCAAGATGGACGGCTACCGCAGCCTCGACGAGGGGCAGAAGGTGGAGTTCATCGTCGGCGAGGGCCGCAAAGGGCTCCAGGCCCAGGAGGTCACGAACGCAGGCTGA
- the thiE gene encoding thiamine phosphate synthase, producing MPLGRLHVLTDFTFQQRFSHADLAARAVAGGADTVQFRQKTGPVRARLHEAECTAAVCRAAGVLLLINDDLALAQAVGAAGVHLGQQDLPVTVARRILGPDAVVGATVTTVAQARKAEAEGASYLGFGPVFPTRSKRNPASVKGLDGLGAVCEAVQIPTVGIAGMTPERVASVLRAGAYGVAAMTAVTAADDPEAATAAFRAALDAATGKAGG from the coding sequence ATGCCACTGGGCCGCCTCCACGTCCTCACCGACTTCACCTTTCAGCAGCGATTCTCCCACGCCGACCTCGCCGCGCGGGCCGTCGCTGGTGGGGCGGACACCGTCCAGTTCCGCCAGAAAACCGGTCCGGTCCGCGCTCGTCTTCACGAGGCTGAGTGCACCGCCGCCGTCTGCCGCGCAGCCGGGGTCCTGCTCCTCATCAACGACGACCTCGCGCTCGCGCAGGCCGTCGGCGCGGCCGGCGTGCACCTCGGGCAGCAGGACCTGCCGGTGACCGTCGCCCGGCGCATCCTCGGACCGGACGCCGTCGTCGGCGCGACCGTCACAACCGTCGCGCAAGCCCGCAAGGCTGAGGCGGAAGGGGCGAGCTACCTCGGCTTCGGCCCTGTCTTCCCGACCCGCTCGAAGCGCAACCCAGCCTCGGTGAAGGGGCTCGATGGACTGGGTGCCGTGTGCGAGGCAGTTCAGATTCCCACCGTCGGGATCGCGGGGATGACGCCGGAGCGGGTCGCGTCCGTACTCCGCGCCGGGGCGTACGGCGTCGCCGCGATGACAGCGGTCACGGCGGCCGACGATCCCGAGGCCGCAACGGCTGCCTTCCGTGCTGCACTAGACGCCGCCACTGGCAAGGCGGGAGGGTGA
- a CDS encoding YifB family Mg chelatase-like AAA ATPase has translation MLSHVWSATVLGVDALPIEIETHTEPGLPKWTVVGLPDGAVRESRDRVWAALKNSGLPVPRGAITVNLAPADVRKEGAAFDLPIALGLLAASGLVPQERLGTLFALGELSLDGSLRAVRGVLPAAVRARREGKPAMLVPEANAAEAAVVEGLDVYPVATLRDAVTLLADGPGAPFRRDLDRLFDEARHYPVDFADVRGQENVKRALEVAAAGGHNALLIGPPGAGKTMLARRMPTILPPLSPDEALETTKIHSVGGALNGSAQHGLVATRPFRSPHHTISDAGLCGGGSNPLPGEISLAHNGVLFLDELPEFRRQVLEVMRQPLEEGQITLARARCTVEYPARFMLVASMNPCPCGHLNDPSRACVCAPPQVQRYLAKISGPLLDRIDLHVEVTPVPFDELNRRAPGESSEAVRARVVAARERQAARFAEAGGVYANAQMGSRLVREHCALCAEGEALMKMALTRLGLSARAYDRMLKVARTIADLAGDSRIAPAHLAEAVQYRSLDRSWWGA, from the coding sequence ATGCTGTCCCACGTCTGGAGCGCCACCGTCCTCGGCGTCGACGCCCTCCCCATCGAGATCGAGACCCACACCGAGCCCGGCCTTCCGAAGTGGACCGTCGTCGGGCTCCCCGACGGGGCCGTGCGCGAGAGCCGCGACCGGGTGTGGGCGGCGCTCAAGAACTCCGGCCTGCCCGTCCCGCGCGGGGCGATCACCGTCAACCTCGCCCCGGCCGACGTGCGCAAGGAGGGCGCGGCGTTCGATCTCCCGATTGCCCTCGGACTCCTCGCCGCCAGCGGCCTCGTTCCTCAGGAGCGGCTCGGCACCCTGTTCGCGCTCGGCGAGTTGTCGCTCGACGGCTCCCTGCGCGCGGTGCGCGGGGTGCTCCCGGCGGCGGTACGCGCGCGGCGCGAAGGCAAGCCGGCTATGCTCGTCCCCGAAGCCAACGCCGCCGAGGCCGCCGTCGTCGAGGGGCTCGACGTGTACCCCGTCGCTACACTGCGCGACGCCGTCACGCTTCTCGCCGACGGCCCCGGCGCGCCCTTCCGCCGCGACCTCGACCGCCTCTTCGACGAGGCGCGGCACTACCCGGTCGACTTCGCCGACGTGCGGGGGCAGGAGAACGTCAAGCGGGCGCTCGAAGTGGCCGCGGCGGGCGGGCACAATGCGCTCCTGATCGGGCCGCCCGGCGCGGGCAAGACGATGCTCGCCCGCCGGATGCCGACGATCCTCCCGCCGCTGAGCCCGGACGAGGCGCTGGAGACGACGAAGATCCACAGCGTCGGCGGCGCGCTCAACGGGTCGGCGCAGCACGGGCTGGTCGCCACGCGCCCCTTCCGCTCGCCGCACCACACGATCTCCGACGCTGGGCTCTGCGGCGGCGGCTCGAATCCGCTCCCCGGCGAGATCTCGCTCGCCCACAACGGCGTGCTCTTCCTCGACGAGCTGCCCGAATTCCGGCGTCAGGTGCTGGAGGTGATGCGGCAGCCGCTGGAGGAGGGGCAGATCACGCTGGCCCGCGCCCGCTGCACCGTCGAATACCCCGCGCGTTTCATGCTCGTAGCCTCGATGAACCCGTGCCCGTGCGGACATCTGAACGATCCGTCGAGGGCGTGCGTGTGCGCGCCGCCGCAGGTCCAGCGCTACCTCGCCAAAATCTCCGGCCCGCTCCTCGACCGCATCGACCTCCACGTCGAGGTCACGCCGGTCCCGTTCGACGAACTCAACCGCCGGGCGCCGGGCGAGTCGTCGGAGGCGGTGCGCGCCCGCGTCGTCGCCGCACGCGAGCGCCAGGCCGCGCGCTTCGCCGAGGCGGGCGGCGTCTACGCGAACGCGCAGATGGGGTCGCGCCTCGTCCGGGAGCACTGCGCGCTCTGCGCCGAGGGCGAGGCGCTGATGAAGATGGCGCTGACGCGGCTCGGGCTCTCAGCGCGGGCCTACGACCGGATGCTGAAGGTGGCGCGGACGATCGCCGACCTGGCTGGGGATAGCCGGATCGCGCCGGCGCACCTGGCTGAGGCGGTGCAGTACCGGTCGCTCGACCGCTCGTGGTGGGGCGCGTGA
- a CDS encoding FlgD immunoglobulin-like domain containing protein, translating to MRSINRTWCLLVALACAAAPSVQAQASCNDVTVFCYEDFVVEVNRLLPVVGEPLQVTVTSREVSTLSGTLFYRVTGTSAYTAVAVEPENGLVFTVEIPADALTVRGLDLYGELFDGSEVLTFPEEDPAENPVRLPIFLGSFRADAGLVPRTYRMVSVPADIEVQSVREILEDDLGRPDAARWRAARWQPALERYELSPDQAITSGDAFWVAAATGGAFDVDLANSTNPDSLAPIVLQPGFNQIGNPYAFPVDWADVLADGDVSLPVRYDGVSPYVEVTRLKPWEGYFVSNNEDRPVTLRVLPREAGVGREALPVSASYTVRLSGRSEAYADTLNVVGFAEGVAPSLREPPPIGDHLRVSVLGEGTSWTRSLRPTPTDGTFWEVEVTASEDLLGAPRRVTLSLAEEGARRPGFGLWVIDRDLGTGIDVDGGTFEVTLGPDAPVRRLRIIAGTESFAEAGSEGAPLEPVAFALDAGFPNPFAAQTTMRYRLARRGPATLEVFDLLGRRVRVLADAAHEAGPHTAVWDGRDGSGRLAASGVYLVRLRAAGASATRRVAVLR from the coding sequence ATGCGCTCCATCAACCGAACCTGGTGCCTGCTCGTCGCCCTCGCGTGTGCCGCCGCGCCGAGCGTGCAGGCGCAAGCATCCTGCAACGACGTCACCGTTTTCTGCTACGAGGACTTCGTCGTCGAGGTGAACCGCCTGCTGCCGGTCGTCGGCGAGCCGCTCCAGGTGACGGTCACCTCCCGCGAGGTCAGTACCCTCAGCGGCACGCTCTTCTACCGCGTCACCGGGACGAGCGCGTACACAGCGGTCGCCGTAGAACCGGAAAACGGCCTCGTGTTCACCGTCGAGATCCCGGCCGACGCCCTGACCGTGCGCGGCCTCGACCTCTACGGCGAGCTGTTCGACGGCAGCGAGGTGCTCACCTTTCCCGAGGAAGACCCGGCGGAGAACCCCGTCCGCTTGCCCATTTTCCTCGGCTCGTTCAGGGCCGACGCAGGCCTCGTCCCCCGCACGTACCGGATGGTCTCGGTCCCTGCCGACATCGAGGTGCAGTCGGTCCGGGAGATTCTGGAGGATGACCTGGGCAGGCCGGACGCGGCTCGGTGGCGCGCAGCGCGCTGGCAGCCCGCGCTGGAGCGGTACGAGCTGTCGCCCGACCAGGCCATCACGAGCGGCGACGCCTTCTGGGTCGCTGCGGCGACGGGCGGCGCGTTCGACGTGGACCTGGCGAACTCCACCAACCCCGACTCGCTAGCCCCGATCGTTCTGCAGCCGGGTTTCAACCAGATCGGGAACCCCTACGCCTTCCCCGTGGACTGGGCTGACGTTCTCGCCGACGGAGACGTGAGCCTGCCGGTCCGCTACGATGGGGTCTCGCCCTACGTCGAGGTGACGCGGCTGAAGCCGTGGGAGGGCTACTTCGTGTCGAACAACGAGGACCGGCCTGTCACCCTCAGGGTGCTGCCGCGCGAGGCGGGCGTCGGCCGCGAAGCCTTACCCGTGTCGGCGTCCTACACCGTGCGCCTGAGCGGACGGTCCGAAGCCTACGCGGATACCCTGAACGTGGTCGGGTTTGCCGAGGGCGTAGCGCCCAGTCTCCGCGAGCCGCCGCCTATCGGCGATCACCTGCGCGTCAGCGTGCTCGGCGAGGGCACCTCTTGGACGCGCAGCCTCCGGCCCACGCCCACCGACGGCACATTCTGGGAGGTGGAGGTCACGGCGTCGGAGGACCTGCTCGGCGCGCCGCGCCGCGTCACGCTGTCGCTCGCCGAAGAGGGCGCGCGGCGGCCCGGCTTCGGCCTCTGGGTCATCGACCGCGACCTCGGGACGGGCATCGACGTGGACGGCGGCACGTTCGAGGTCACCCTCGGGCCGGACGCGCCGGTGCGCCGGCTCCGCATAATTGCCGGGACCGAATCCTTCGCCGAGGCCGGGAGCGAGGGCGCGCCGCTGGAGCCGGTCGCGTTCGCGCTCGACGCGGGCTTCCCCAACCCCTTCGCCGCGCAGACCACGATGCGCTACCGCCTCGCTAGGCGCGGCCCTGCCACGCTCGAAGTCTTTGATCTCCTCGGCCGCCGCGTCCGCGTGCTCGCCGACGCCGCCCACGAGGCCGGGCCCCACACCGCCGTGTGGGACGGGCGCGACGGCTCAGGCCGCCTCGCCGCCAGCGGCGTCTACCTCGTTCGCCTCCGCGCAGCCGGTGCCTCGGCCACACGCCGCGTCGCCGTGCTCCGCTAG
- a CDS encoding CsgG/HfaB family protein: MLVCSRPLMLRSLLALLAAGLLAACAPAGVATDEGALDRAITRAQADLVRRPDNVRVRRDLGVLLAQAERFGEAEGYLRQAYVDDSSDPKTVYYLGLTLEAEGSRDEAIRFHGQFVRVSPRSPFRPLLQGRYEWLTRERLREEVGDLVAREDTLGSDTGPPGVVAVFPFAYLGSDPQFMALGRGLGEMVTADLARIGGLQVVERVRLQALLDELSLAQRAAFDQRTTPRLGRLLRAGRAVGGSFDVSDGDLRVDAALWDLDEPEPALQTRTDDLNRLFRLKREVVLGIVDQIGVTLSPEERAALDVVPTRNLQAFLLYARGLQEEDDGNFAAAASAYQAAVKRDPGFGEAAARAEQARAVERAGGSVGKGLAAARTLGNVRRIDLVGSRLQRLNDSVGSTFLPGGTSRNPAGEGATGSGVTFEPLPGPPGPPGGNRPR; the protein is encoded by the coding sequence ATGCTCGTCTGCTCCCGCCCGCTGATGCTCCGCTCGCTGCTCGCGCTGCTGGCCGCCGGCCTGCTGGCCGCGTGCGCCCCGGCCGGCGTGGCGACCGACGAAGGCGCGCTCGACCGGGCGATCACGCGCGCGCAAGCCGACCTCGTCCGCCGGCCCGACAACGTGCGGGTGCGCCGCGACCTCGGCGTGCTCCTCGCCCAAGCCGAGCGCTTCGGCGAGGCGGAGGGGTACCTCCGCCAGGCGTACGTTGATGACAGCAGCGACCCCAAAACTGTCTACTACCTCGGCCTCACGCTCGAAGCCGAGGGGAGCCGCGACGAGGCCATTCGCTTCCACGGGCAGTTCGTCCGCGTCTCGCCTCGGTCGCCGTTCCGGCCGCTGCTGCAGGGGCGCTACGAGTGGCTGACGCGGGAGCGCCTCCGCGAGGAGGTCGGCGATCTCGTGGCGCGCGAGGACACGCTCGGGAGCGACACCGGGCCGCCGGGCGTCGTGGCGGTGTTTCCGTTCGCCTACCTCGGCAGCGACCCGCAGTTCATGGCTCTCGGTCGGGGTCTCGGCGAGATGGTGACGGCCGACCTGGCACGCATCGGAGGGTTGCAGGTCGTTGAGCGGGTGCGGCTCCAGGCACTGCTCGACGAACTGTCGCTCGCGCAGCGTGCCGCGTTCGACCAGCGCACCACGCCGCGCCTCGGCCGCCTGCTCCGCGCCGGGCGCGCCGTCGGCGGCTCCTTCGACGTGAGCGACGGCGACCTCCGCGTCGACGCCGCCCTCTGGGACCTCGACGAGCCGGAGCCCGCCCTCCAGACGCGCACCGACGACCTCAACCGGCTGTTCCGGCTGAAGCGGGAGGTGGTCCTCGGGATTGTCGATCAGATCGGCGTGACGCTCTCGCCCGAAGAGCGCGCCGCGCTCGACGTGGTGCCGACGCGCAACCTCCAGGCGTTCCTGCTCTACGCGCGCGGGCTCCAGGAGGAGGACGACGGTAACTTCGCCGCTGCTGCCAGCGCCTACCAGGCCGCCGTCAAGCGCGACCCCGGGTTCGGCGAGGCCGCGGCACGCGCCGAGCAGGCCCGGGCCGTCGAGCGAGCCGGCGGGTCCGTCGGGAAAGGACTGGCCGCGGCGCGGACGCTCGGAAACGTTAGACGGATCGACCTGGTCGGCAGCCGGCTCCAGCGCCTCAACGACAGCGTGGGTTCGACCTTCCTGCCCGGGGGCACCTCCCGCAACCCGGCTGGCGAAGGGGCGACGGGGAGTGGGGTCACCTTCGAGCCGCTTCCCGGCCCGCCCGGCCCGCCCGGCGGCAACCGACCCCGATGA